The Toxoplasma gondii ME49 chromosome XI, whole genome shotgun sequence region ATATGAGTCTCGCGTTGCTTGTATCTACTGAGACTCGCACAGATTAGTCTGGCATTGTTTATCCCAGTTAAGTGGAATATTAGCATTGACGTTTCCATTCTGTGTAGAGCCCATGTAAAATCGTGATGTCTTCTCTCAATATGAGTCTAGCGTTGCTTGTCTCGCCCCATTCGCACGCGTCCATGTTGCTAGGTAGTCACTTTAAGAGCTGAACAGTGGAACTTCTATTAAGATGCACGCAGTTGAGTTTGAGGCTGAACTGGCAGAATGAACGGAAAATGAAAGCCGCCTCCTTGTTGAGTCggttcctgtttttctttcagatGATTTCTTTGACGGAACAAAACGCAGCTGAATCAGAAGCCCAGACATCCGGCGGCACTCCTGCAAGTGATTGAAGACTTATGAGATGAAAATGTGTTAACACTTGTGGTCGCCTCCCTTGTGCATCGAACACGTTCCTTGGGAATGTATATTGGTGGAGAGAAATCTCATTTTCTCTAAGTTTGCGCAACGAGCGCATTAAAAAAGTCGCACTGACAGAAGGCGTGAGCGAACTCCTTCCAGCTTCACTGCACACtagacgaggagaagagaaagaaaggaggcagcTAGAGCAGACAACAATCTGAATTACCTTAGTTATGAGTGGATTTTTACTTGCCTTCGATGCCTAGGTTCCCCATATCTGAGATGTGGCTTTAACGCATGCATATTGCCCGTTGGAACACGTGGAGGAGAGCGATCGTGGCAGCGCCACTCTcggcgagaaggcaaagaatGGAGACGGTAGAAGTACAAGGAAAAGAGCCTCGAGAAAACAGGCGTGAACTGTAAAGTacgaggaggaaagacaTAGAAGACAGGTGGGACTAGaatgaaaaggaagaaatgcAGAATTCCTTCAACTCCCAGCTGAGAGACTTGCTAGGCGACCTAGAGATTTTCGTGAACAGATGGCCGCAAAAGGCATCGAGGGAGGAGCATTGCGGCACaccaagaaaagaaaaaaccgaGAGGAAAGTGCCTCGCGTTCGGTTTCTTCCCCGGTGTCTCATATGAGGGTCGCTCCCTCGAGTAGGCGTGAAACAAGCTACAAGACAGATAGAGATGGAGCCTTCTTCGGCAACTTGTGACTGTGCATCaatctcctttttcttcgggGTTTTTCTCTTATCCAACCCTAGAATattctcccctttcttcttccttcctgtttctctttcgactACTCAGACTTCCCCGCCCCTCGCAATGTCTCATTGTCACCACGAGGcctccctccccccccccccaccaCCACCGACCGTCAAGCAATCTTTTCGCTAGCTTTTCCCGACCTACGTTTtatgctgcgtcgcggagCACCGGTtgtcttccactttttcctGCAAGATGCAAGACAACCATGAGGTTCCTGTTTGAACAGCTGGAACACGGCCGAAGTGTATCTGGGCGGAATCCAGTCCACTCTGAAACGTGCGCTTTTTTTTCCGAAAAAAGAACGGCACAGTGAAGTCGGTCTGCTGTACCCGAAGAGATTTGCCAGCGGCAAGTTGCAAGGGAACCGCTTCATCATCCCGTTCACCCGAAGCGAAGCCCGGTTCTTTCTGTGAACCCGAGTCCCCAAAATCCAGGACACCCGACGACGCGGCGGCGGACTCTCTTTGCTTCCTAATCCCTCCCGTGTCTGCTGTGTGGAGCTTCCGGAAAGCCGTGCGTCCCGCAAAGATCGCGTGAAACGGCGGATGCAACTTCTTGAAGGCTTCGCTTTCTGTGGTGGTTCTCTCCGCCGCGTGTTCTGGCGCGTAGCCGAttgtacatacaccccagaAGACCGGAGAAGACTCCTACTGGCCCCGGctcgtcgctttcctcgGTTTACCTCCCTCTCTGCCCAACGTGTTTCCATTCCAAAATTGTCCTCCGTCCAAGGTTCCAACCTCTTCGATCGAGAGTCGAAGcagcgtctgcctctgcgtctcttcacaGGTGTCGTTGTTTCCGTGAAAGTCTTCCGAACGCAGAACCCACCGGAAGCGAGCGTCCGACTGCACCCTCGGTCGGCACTTGCAGAGAGACCTTCCCCTCCGGTCTTTTTTTCCCTCGTCTGAAGAAGGCATCGCAGGCGTGTCTggtggcgaagaagagccgcTTTTCTCCGAACTTTTTTTTGAGCAGCAGGGGACATGCTGGAGACGCACACCGGCTGGCGGCCGGGCGACTGCGTGGCGGCAGAGACGGCGGACCTGCTACCGCCTGGCTTCcgctcgtcttcgctctcgcgttctgccTCCTGTCCTGCCGGCTCTCCGGCGTCTGCCGTCCTCTCCTCAGCGACGCCTCTGCtggagtgtatgtacacctcctGGGGCGGCGTCGGCCCGTTGTCTGCAGTCGACCAAGAAGTCTACGAGGTCGACCGCTGCAAGGCTCTCGCAGCCCGGGCGCGGCTGCTCGCCCTCGCGCAGTCTTCCCGTTCTTCCTGTTCCGGTTGCTCAAGTGCCTCCCCTCTCGAACAGAGGGTAgtgtcgcctctgtcgacTGTGGCGGAAGAAAGATGGCAGAGTCAGCGCTGTCTCCGaggcttcgccttcgccttcgttctcGAGCGCCTGCTGGCGGCAGAGGCTCCGCTCGACTGGCTAGAAACAGTTGCTTGGGAAGAggccctcgccttcttcgtcgagtGTTCcttgaaggagaagaggcggagcATGGAGGTTCGAGGGAATCGAGCGCCGCGCCagccagaaaagaagcgcgagTGCGTGGTCTCCGGAAATGAGGAAGCCTGGGAACTGCGGACGGACCAGAGCAGCTTCggcgaagcgacagacacagacggaCGCAAGGGTGGTCACGAGGAACAAATCAGCGACACGACGCTGCTGCGGCCGCCTCCCGTGCTTCCACTTATGCAGCGCTTTTCTCGGAGATTTTGGTTCTTCCGAAACCAAAACGACGCTTCTGCTGCCCCTGTTCCCTCcagttttccttccttctgctcaGTTCCGGATGCCGAGAAAGGCACCCCTTCGCATGCGGTGTCTTCAGTCCACTCCCTGCCCGCgtggctcttcttcttcttcgaagaactcgcttcttttctcctcttcgtcctccagATGATGCAGCGCCTTCAACAGCGCGgtggggtgtatgtacacctgacCAGCGACACGTGGACCCGCCGCTACCGGCATCTACACTTCTGTCTGGAAAAGGTTCACACGCTGCGTCAaagacaagacgaagagTCCGACCTCAACCgccatcttcttcctctttcttcttcgtctgcctcctctgcctgcactcctctgtctgctcctcctcctcctttgTCTGCGggctctcttcctctctctctgcctccactTCACCATTTAGAGCCCTCTCTCTGCCAGTTCTTCCCGGAGACTTCTCTGACTGCGCCGCACTCTTTCTGGCTGCTCTATGACTCGAAGCTGTGCCGGTGGCTAGTTACGCGCGACTCGCTGCCGGTCCGCgaagtgtacgtacactccgTTGCCGCGCCTCGCGCCGGGACCAGCGCGCGGCCGCGACGCGCGCCGAGCTTGACGGCGATCAACACGGCGAGGGAAGAGGCGCTTTTCTATCTTTCGCTCTGTGGGGtaggaagaagtgaagaagaaattTCACAGAAACAgtccgtctcttcctgctctcctctgGACGAAGGCCTCATTGGTCGTCTCGTGCAGCAGCTACAGAGACGCCCCGACGATAGAAAGCGGGGGTCTCTGCGGCCGtccggaggagacgaacaagGTGAGTcccgagagacgaagcggggagacgagacgaaggagcagaggcgagaagagaccgaCGCTCCGTCTTGTCAACAGAGGAAAAGTGCAGACACACCGTGTCGGCCGGAGACTCGCAGGTTCTCTTCCGCTCTGCaggacggagacgccgacgtgtcatctgtctctgcctgcgcGAACGTCGAGGCGCGCGTGGAGGCCCTTtcgccgcggagacagcgcagcgGACAAGAGTCTCCGGGTGGGCA contains the following coding sequences:
- a CDS encoding hypothetical protein (encoded by transcript TGME49_309720), which encodes MLETHTGWRPGDCVAAETADLLPPGFRSSSLSRSASCPAGSPASAVLSSATPLLECMYTSWGGVGPLSAVDQEVYEVDRCKALAARARLLALAQSSRSSCSGCSSASPLEQRVVSPLSTVAEERWQSQRCLRGFAFAFVLERLLAAEAPLDWLETVAWEEALAFFVECSLKEKRRSMEVRGNRAPRQPEKKRECVVSGNEEAWELRTDQSSFGEATDTDGRKGGHEEQISDTTLLRPPPVLPLMQRFSRRFWFFRNQNDASAAPVPSSFPSFCSVPDAEKGTPSHAVSSVHSLPAWLFFFFEELASFLLFVLQMMQRLQQRGGVYVHLTSDTWTRRYRHLHFCLEKVHTLRQRQDEESDLNRHLLPLSSSSASSACTPLSAPPPPLSAGSLPLSLPPLHHLEPSLCQFFPETSLTAPHSFWLLYDSKLCRWLVTRDSLPVREVYVHSVAAPRAGTSARPRRAPSLTAINTAREEALFYLSLCGVGRSEEEISQKQSVSSCSPLDEGLIGRLVQQLQRRPDDRKRGSLRPSGGDEQGESRETKRGDETKEQRREETDAPSCQQRKSADTPCRPETRRFSSALQDGDADVSSVSACANVEARVEALSPRRQRSGQESPGGQDEPEVVLEEGDEEEERRAMLALSSSLRKTCRKRVSIDSTSSGAAAMRSVSSKRRRALQETQLEPGGDACGGSRSSESAERDSPRGATSAGAQEQGRSCFSREKENRRESENVCVDRKLPAADAASWGAREAAWLAGIFEWRDEKSRDKPCGEDVAARGRGGAGEEEERASEEELVCPEKELNDATSDHIEDEALEGKGRARESPNKRERRQRASAASVASVCTSFPSSRCTSSVASGSSWGDAPLQAVGRDVVSHCLQRGSRESLELPGFRDIDVSRTENLSGGRCLVGSRFRNAFFSDSLLAFARQHSALLPVKPPRGHASSAALEATAGNATVSEATDAGGREEAKKIFTEKEILRVVKNYMRESCKKKGKKHFFCDDALKRLTGVQTLPMESEKLLHALKAAKLVTHFMIT